The Saccharothrix variisporea genome has a segment encoding these proteins:
- a CDS encoding EF-hand domain-containing protein, whose amino-acid sequence MSEQVRLDNIFRIFTAFDTDDDSEITWADFTVKARGIGREFGLDDASPEVRALTRAYQGVWDYIRGADVDQDGVVTRAEFRVAHESGRLTTSGLLAKWETAAEEAFAIADRDADERLDETEFGRLYRGAGITDPRVAAIAFAEMDLDGDGRLTLDEFITHTRGLFTATDEAEKGVHLLGE is encoded by the coding sequence ATGTCCGAGCAGGTGCGCCTGGACAACATCTTCCGCATCTTCACCGCCTTCGACACCGACGACGACAGCGAGATCACCTGGGCCGACTTCACCGTGAAGGCCCGCGGCATCGGCCGGGAGTTCGGGCTGGACGACGCCTCGCCGGAGGTCCGGGCGCTCACGCGGGCCTACCAGGGCGTGTGGGACTACATCCGCGGCGCGGACGTGGACCAGGACGGGGTGGTGACCCGGGCCGAGTTCCGCGTGGCCCACGAAAGCGGGCGCCTGACCACCAGCGGTCTGCTCGCCAAGTGGGAGACCGCGGCCGAGGAGGCCTTCGCCATCGCCGACCGCGACGCCGACGAGCGCCTGGACGAGACCGAGTTCGGCCGCCTCTACCGGGGCGCGGGCATCACCGACCCGCGGGTCGCCGCGATCGCGTTCGCCGAGATGGACCTGGACGGCGACGGCCGCCTCACCCTGGACGAGTTCATCACCCACACCCGCGGCCTGTTCACCGCGACGGACGAGGCGGAGAAGGGCGTGCACCTGCTCGGCGAGTGA
- a CDS encoding antibiotic biosynthesis monooxygenase family protein, whose amino-acid sequence MFVATNRLFVPAERAEEFEEHFRSNMRTFLPGVPGLRRSTLLRPTRPDQPYVSVNEFDTEEDFKAWVASASFKEAHRRNAGIARHVTGNAVETFQPSEDLVLTES is encoded by the coding sequence ATGTTCGTGGCGACCAACCGCCTGTTCGTGCCCGCCGAGCGCGCGGAGGAGTTCGAAGAGCACTTCCGCAGCAACATGCGCACGTTCCTGCCGGGCGTGCCGGGCCTGCGCCGCAGCACCCTGCTCCGCCCCACCCGCCCCGACCAGCCTTACGTCTCGGTGAACGAGTTCGACACCGAGGAGGACTTCAAGGCGTGGGTGGCGTCGGCGTCCTTCAAGGAGGCGCACCGGCGCAACGCCGGCATCGCCCGCCACGTGACGGGCAACGCCGTGGAAACATTTCAGCCCAGCGAAGACCTGGTGCTCACGGAATCTTGA
- a CDS encoding TetR/AcrR family transcriptional regulator, whose translation MPRISAETLAEHRANRLRSLLAAGREIVAEEGPDALTLAALARRVGLSRPSLYEYFKSREELVAAIVTDELPDQARRLAEAVHAVDGVPAKVEAYLRTVLEIIVDGSHGAVVALSAHALPEESRRRIRAEHEKLLAPLAGVLLEARVPQPGLRALLIHGSVEAAARTLRPGDVAQSEAVVAALLDQTLHGLRPRSS comes from the coding sequence GTGCCCAGGATCAGCGCCGAGACCCTCGCGGAGCACCGCGCGAACCGGTTGCGGTCCCTGCTGGCCGCGGGCCGCGAGATCGTGGCGGAGGAAGGTCCGGACGCCCTGACGCTGGCCGCGCTGGCCCGCCGCGTCGGCCTGTCCCGGCCCTCGCTGTACGAGTACTTCAAGTCCCGCGAGGAACTGGTCGCGGCGATCGTGACCGACGAGCTGCCCGACCAGGCCCGGCGGCTGGCCGAGGCGGTGCACGCGGTGGACGGCGTGCCCGCGAAGGTCGAGGCCTACCTGCGGACCGTGCTGGAGATCATCGTCGACGGCAGCCACGGCGCGGTCGTGGCGCTGTCCGCGCACGCCCTGCCGGAGGAGTCCCGGCGCCGCATCCGCGCCGAGCACGAGAAGCTGCTGGCGCCCCTGGCGGGCGTGCTGCTGGAGGCCCGCGTGCCGCAGCCGGGGTTGCGGGCGCTGCTGATCCACGGGTCGGTGGAGGCGGCGGCGCGAACCCTGCGGCCCGGCGACGTGGCGCAGAGCGAGGCCGTGGTGGCGGCCCTGCTCGACCAGACCCTGCACGGCCTGCGGCCCCGGTCCTCTTGA
- a CDS encoding DUF305 domain-containing protein produces MRMLFVVAVVAFLAACTARESDAPNVIVPGGPGEQAQTLAPEDVGTDRWVAPNEADLKYVVGMIGHHRQALEMAALAPERAQNETVKALASRIYDTQGPEIGAMEQWQRQFGEKAPAHGHSGKMPEVDHKSMPGMATDEQLAALKAARGADFDRLFLQLMIAHHEGALKMALDLLSTGSDARVEEMANDVMVSQQDEINTMKAIKIP; encoded by the coding sequence ATGCGGATGTTGTTCGTGGTGGCGGTGGTGGCGTTCCTGGCCGCCTGCACCGCGCGGGAGTCGGACGCGCCGAACGTGATCGTGCCGGGCGGGCCCGGTGAGCAGGCGCAGACGCTCGCGCCCGAGGACGTCGGCACCGACCGGTGGGTGGCGCCCAACGAGGCGGACCTGAAGTACGTCGTCGGCATGATCGGCCACCACCGGCAGGCGCTGGAGATGGCCGCGCTGGCGCCCGAGCGCGCGCAGAACGAGACGGTGAAGGCGCTGGCCTCGCGCATCTACGACACCCAAGGCCCCGAGATCGGTGCGATGGAGCAGTGGCAGCGCCAGTTCGGCGAGAAGGCCCCCGCGCACGGCCACTCCGGCAAGATGCCCGAGGTCGACCACAAGTCCATGCCGGGCATGGCGACCGACGAGCAGCTGGCCGCGCTCAAGGCCGCCCGCGGCGCGGACTTCGACCGGCTGTTCCTGCAGTTGATGATCGCCCACCACGAGGGCGCGCTGAAGATGGCCCTGGACCTGTTGTCCACGGGCTCGGACGCCCGCGTGGAGGAGATGGCGAACGACGTGATGGTGTCTCAACAGGACGAGATCAACACCATGAAGGCCATCAAGATTCCGTGA
- a CDS encoding VOC family protein: MVRELRLVVTADDYDEALRFYRDVLGLPERAAFSSPGGRVTILEAGRATLEITDPPHAEYIDQVEVGRRVAGHIRVAFEVDDSTATTRELEEAGATVVAEPTRTPWNSLNSRLDAPAGLQLTLFTELD; this comes from the coding sequence ATGGTCCGCGAACTGCGCCTGGTCGTCACGGCCGACGACTACGACGAGGCACTCCGCTTCTACCGGGACGTCCTGGGCCTGCCCGAACGGGCCGCGTTCAGCTCGCCCGGCGGGCGGGTCACCATCCTGGAGGCCGGGCGCGCGACGCTGGAGATCACCGACCCGCCGCACGCCGAGTACATCGACCAGGTCGAGGTCGGGCGGCGGGTCGCCGGGCACATCCGGGTGGCCTTCGAGGTGGACGACTCCACCGCCACCACTCGGGAGCTCGAAGAGGCCGGCGCTACTGTGGTTGCCGAGCCCACCAGGACGCCTTGGAACTCTCTCAACTCCCGGCTTGACGCGCCTGCCGGGCTTCAGCTCACCCTCTTCACCGAGCTCGACTAG
- a CDS encoding low temperature requirement protein A: protein MTRAWYRPMTARRSDEEHRVATPLELLFDLSFVVAVASAAANLHHALTEDHIGHGVAGYLSVFFAIWWAWLNFTWFASAYDTDDVPYRLTTLVQIAGVLVVAAGVPRAFDRADFTVITVGYVIMRLAMVTQWLRAARSDRERAASARRYALGITLVQLGWVARLWLPDSVFWVGFLVLVLAELAVPVWAERVERTTWHPHHITERYGLFTLIVLGESILAATGAIAEALDAGHSQTELISLAVAGLVIVFSLWWLYFDHPAQDLLITLRFSLTWGYGHFLIFASVAAVGAGLEVAVDHDLHVSHLPAPAAGLATTVPIAVFLMVVWYIQVCPTQRGLITWAFPAAAVLALLSSLSPAPVHVVALVLAALVAVLVAVEHRHEPSRA from the coding sequence TGAGCTTCGTGGTCGCGGTCGCGTCCGCCGCCGCGAACCTGCACCACGCGCTGACCGAGGACCACATCGGGCACGGCGTGGCGGGCTACCTGTCGGTGTTCTTCGCGATCTGGTGGGCGTGGCTGAACTTCACGTGGTTCGCCTCCGCCTACGACACCGACGACGTCCCCTACCGCCTGACGACGTTGGTGCAGATCGCGGGCGTGCTGGTGGTGGCGGCGGGTGTGCCGCGGGCGTTCGACCGGGCCGACTTCACCGTCATCACGGTCGGGTACGTGATCATGCGGCTGGCCATGGTCACCCAGTGGCTGCGGGCGGCGAGGTCGGACCGGGAGCGGGCCGCGTCCGCCCGGCGGTACGCGCTGGGCATCACGCTCGTGCAGCTCGGGTGGGTGGCGCGGCTGTGGTTGCCGGACAGCGTGTTCTGGGTCGGGTTCCTGGTGCTGGTCCTGGCCGAGCTCGCCGTGCCGGTGTGGGCCGAGCGGGTCGAACGGACGACCTGGCACCCGCACCACATCACCGAGCGGTACGGGCTGTTCACGTTGATCGTGCTCGGCGAGTCCATCCTGGCCGCGACGGGCGCGATCGCGGAGGCGCTGGACGCGGGCCACTCGCAGACCGAGCTGATCTCACTGGCGGTGGCGGGCCTGGTGATCGTGTTCTCGCTGTGGTGGCTGTACTTCGACCACCCGGCGCAGGACCTGCTGATCACGCTGCGGTTCTCCCTGACGTGGGGGTACGGGCACTTCCTGATCTTCGCCTCGGTCGCGGCGGTGGGGGCGGGGCTGGAGGTGGCGGTCGACCACGACCTGCACGTGTCCCACCTGCCGGCGCCGGCGGCGGGGTTGGCGACCACGGTGCCGATCGCGGTGTTCCTGATGGTGGTGTGGTACATCCAGGTGTGCCCGACCCAGCGGGGCCTGATCACGTGGGCGTTCCCGGCGGCTGCTGTGCTGGCCCTGCTGTCGTCGTTGTCGCCGGCGCCGGTCCACGTGGTCGCGCTGGTCCTGGCGGCGCTGGTCGCGGTGCTGGTGGCCGTGGAACACAGGCACGAACCCAGCCGAGCTTGA
- a CDS encoding LVIVD repeat-containing protein, whose translation MNARDSARRRKAGAALGALALAATSLVLGPQALAAPEVDADVAGLSEAQLSEPAQTGSEIPGVDEIRHTRNIKHLANLPKPAPFTESSTWSDLAFQDGYAFDGNYDGFVIYDIRNPHKPSIVSTVLCPGSQNDISVHGNLLFLSTDSSRTDNSCNSKPQPATIKESWEGIKVFDISDKRNPKYVAAVETKCGSHTHTLVPDKKGKDVYLYVSSYSPNATFPDCQPPHDLISIVKVPLKDPASASLLAERVVFPDGGNPGRDGDVDTGYVRATSGCHDITVYPSKDLAAGACMGDGVLWDISDRENPREINRVQDNVNFAFWHSATFNNTGTKVVFTDELGGGGAATCNPKIGPLRGADGIYDITGQGDGRKLEFRSYYKISRTQADTENCVAHNGSLIPVQGRDIMVQAWYQGGISVWDFTDSRNPKEIGWFERGPLPDGKGGGAWSTYYYNGYIYSSDIAKGFDVLDIRDPRTATAKLIRVDELNVQTQGHYRELFPR comes from the coding sequence GTGAACGCACGCGATTCGGCCCGCCGCCGCAAGGCCGGCGCGGCCCTGGGGGCGCTGGCGCTGGCCGCCACGTCACTCGTGCTCGGCCCGCAGGCGCTGGCCGCGCCCGAGGTGGACGCGGACGTAGCCGGGCTGTCGGAGGCCCAGCTGTCCGAGCCCGCCCAGACGGGCAGTGAAATCCCGGGTGTCGACGAGATCCGCCACACCCGCAACATCAAGCACCTGGCGAACCTGCCGAAGCCGGCCCCGTTCACCGAGTCGTCGACGTGGTCGGACCTGGCCTTCCAGGACGGCTACGCGTTCGACGGCAACTACGACGGCTTCGTCATCTACGACATCCGCAACCCGCACAAGCCGTCGATCGTGAGCACCGTGCTGTGCCCGGGCTCGCAGAACGACATCTCGGTGCACGGGAACCTGCTCTTCCTGTCCACCGACTCGTCGCGCACCGACAACTCCTGCAACAGCAAGCCGCAGCCGGCCACGATCAAGGAGTCGTGGGAGGGCATCAAGGTCTTCGACATCAGCGACAAGCGCAACCCGAAGTACGTCGCCGCGGTCGAGACCAAGTGCGGCTCGCACACCCACACACTGGTGCCGGACAAGAAGGGCAAGGACGTCTACCTGTACGTCTCGTCCTACTCGCCCAACGCGACCTTCCCGGACTGCCAGCCGCCGCACGACCTGATCTCCATCGTCAAGGTCCCGCTGAAGGACCCGGCCTCGGCGAGCCTGCTGGCCGAGCGCGTGGTGTTCCCCGACGGCGGCAACCCGGGCCGCGACGGCGACGTCGACACCGGCTACGTGCGCGCGACCTCGGGCTGCCACGACATCACCGTGTACCCGTCCAAGGACCTCGCCGCGGGCGCGTGCATGGGTGACGGCGTGCTGTGGGACATCTCCGACCGCGAGAACCCGCGCGAGATCAACCGCGTGCAGGACAACGTGAACTTCGCGTTCTGGCACTCGGCCACGTTCAACAACACCGGCACCAAGGTCGTCTTCACCGACGAGCTCGGCGGCGGCGGCGCGGCCACCTGCAACCCGAAGATCGGTCCCCTGCGCGGCGCCGACGGCATCTACGACATCACCGGCCAGGGCGACGGCCGCAAGCTGGAGTTCCGGTCGTACTACAAGATCTCCCGGACCCAGGCCGACACCGAGAACTGCGTGGCGCACAACGGTTCGCTGATCCCCGTCCAGGGCCGCGACATCATGGTGCAGGCGTGGTACCAGGGCGGCATCTCGGTGTGGGACTTCACCGACTCCCGCAACCCGAAGGAGATCGGCTGGTTCGAACGCGGCCCGCTCCCCGACGGCAAGGGCGGTGGCGCGTGGTCGACGTACTACTACAACGGCTACATCTACTCGTCCGACATCGCCAAGGGCTTCGACGTCCTGGACATCCGCGACCCGCGGACGGCCACGGCGAAGCTGATCCGCGTGGATGAGCTGAACGTCCAGACCCAGGGCCACTACCGGGAACTGTTCCCCCGGTAG
- a CDS encoding allophanate hydrolase-related protein, which produces MALIFLNGGGMRGGPLHHQLQGTPLLCVARSAPKYRYFSVGDRFPAMHASGTGSVVGELYDLPLTVLRDHLLPAEPPELEIGVVELADGSAALATVLRDAYLGSAELTDITAVGDWRAYLGRKG; this is translated from the coding sequence ATGGCCCTGATCTTCCTCAACGGCGGCGGGATGCGTGGCGGCCCGCTGCACCACCAGTTGCAGGGCACGCCCCTGTTGTGTGTCGCGCGTAGTGCGCCGAAGTACCGGTACTTCTCGGTGGGCGACCGGTTCCCGGCGATGCACGCGTCGGGCACCGGGAGCGTCGTCGGCGAGCTGTACGACCTGCCGCTGACCGTGCTGCGCGACCACCTGCTCCCCGCCGAACCGCCCGAGCTGGAGATCGGCGTGGTCGAACTGGCCGACGGCAGCGCCGCCCTGGCCACCGTGCTGCGCGACGCGTACCTGGGCAGCGCGGAGCTGACCGACATCACGGCGGTGGGCGACTGGCGCGCCTACCTGGGCCGGAAGGGGTGA